In Ochotona princeps isolate mOchPri1 chromosome 31, mOchPri1.hap1, whole genome shotgun sequence, a single window of DNA contains:
- the C31H9orf85 gene encoding uncharacterized protein C9orf85 homolog isoform X3 has translation MGTEQASSAKTKWTVVTAFGEQKINAKLHEGVCQRCKEVLEWRVKYSKYKPLSKPKKCVKCLQKTVKDSYHIICRQCACELEVCAKCGKKEDIIIPFNKELEKSENIDGSDCRGTCRPEESDGDLDFDLDLDDTEDEQGSGGVERH, from the exons ATGGGCACAGAGCAAgcttccagtgccaagacaaaGTGGACAGTTGTCACAGCATTTGGAGAGCAG aaaattaatgcAAAGCTTCATGAGGGAGTGTGTCAGCGGTGTAAAGAAGTTCTTGAATGGCGTGTGAAATACAGCAAATACAAACCACTGTCGAAACCTAAAAAATG tgTTAAGTGTTTACAAAAGACAGTGAAAGATTCTTATCACATTATATGTAGACAATGCGCCTGTGAACTTGAAGTTTGTGCAAAATGTGGAAAGAAAGAAGATATTATTATTCC GTTTAACAAAGAACTTGAGAAGTCAGAAAACATTGATGGTTCCGACTGTAGAGGAACTTGCAGACCTGAGGAGAGTGATGGTGATTTAGACTTTGATCTTGACTTGGATGACACAGAAGATGAACAAGGCAGTGGAGGAGTAGAACGTCATTAA